From the genome of Geoglobus ahangari, one region includes:
- a CDS encoding toprim domain-containing protein, producing the protein MLGLREFERLLRVVEELKTRSSCGAVVVVEGRRDVAALRSLGVEGEIIEASATPISAVVDAIGGREVIILTDWDSRGRVMKDRLSSLIRNANLEIWNELSSITGRYIHSVEELPGLIETLYGLHRKRM; encoded by the coding sequence ATGCTTGGGTTAAGGGAGTTTGAGAGGCTCCTGAGGGTGGTGGAAGAGCTTAAGACGAGGTCGAGCTGCGGGGCAGTTGTGGTTGTGGAGGGCAGGAGGGACGTTGCAGCTCTAAGGAGCCTCGGGGTCGAGGGGGAGATAATCGAAGCCTCTGCCACGCCGATTAGCGCCGTCGTGGATGCCATCGGGGGCAGGGAGGTGATAATCCTCACAGACTGGGACTCGAGGGGCAGGGTGATGAAGGACAGGCTGTCCTCCCTCATCAGAAACGCGAACCTCGAGATATGGAACGAGCTCTCCTCCATAACGGGCAGGTACATCCACTCGGTTGAGGAGCTCCCCGGGCTCATCGAGACTCTTTACGGGCTTCACAGGAAGAGGATGTGA
- a CDS encoding FmdE family protein has translation MQAGEILLKAKELHGHICPNLALGVKASLIAMEKLGVSRAEDYTISEDVIAIVETNNCFSDGVQVATGCTFGNNSLVYHDIGKNAFTLVRRSGGQTGEL, from the coding sequence ATGCAGGCTGGTGAGATTCTGCTGAAAGCCAAGGAGCTTCACGGTCACATATGCCCGAATCTGGCCCTTGGGGTTAAGGCATCGCTTATAGCCATGGAGAAGCTCGGTGTGTCGAGAGCTGAGGACTACACGATCTCCGAAGACGTTATTGCCATTGTCGAGACGAACAACTGCTTTTCTGATGGCGTTCAGGTGGCAACCGGCTGCACGTTTGGAAACAACTCGCTGGTGTACCACGACATAGGGAAGAACGCGTTTACGCTCGTCAGGAGGTCAGGAGGTCAGACTGGAGAGCTGTGA
- a CDS encoding FecCD family ABC transporter permease — MSYQELVRKRLALGVAVSLALLISLFASALLGPYHISLEDVLSRNVVFWNIRLPRIVTAVIVGASLAVSGAVMQCILRNPLASSFTLGISHGAAFGASFAILYLGAGLTHRAGEGVTFLNPYLVTLFAFLGSLIGVVVILALARLRSMSPEAMVLAGVAMASLFSASTMLLQYFAENEILVAYAVFWTFGDMGRTGWNEIWLMTISFLAIFPYFYLRRWDYNALLLGDETARSLGTNPERVRLTGMLAAAFLTAVSTAFAGIVGFVGLVSPHIIRMLIGSDYRFLIPLSAIFGSLLLLTADTFGRIVLSPVILPVGIVTSFIGAPLFIYILVRGGGR, encoded by the coding sequence ATGAGCTATCAGGAGCTGGTCAGGAAGAGGCTGGCCTTGGGAGTTGCGGTGAGCTTAGCTCTCCTCATCTCTCTTTTTGCATCCGCACTCCTCGGACCCTACCACATCTCGCTCGAAGATGTGCTGTCGAGAAACGTGGTTTTCTGGAACATCAGGCTCCCGAGGATCGTAACGGCCGTCATAGTGGGTGCAAGCCTTGCCGTGAGCGGTGCCGTGATGCAGTGCATCCTCAGAAACCCGCTTGCATCATCATTCACCCTCGGCATATCCCATGGCGCTGCCTTCGGGGCGAGCTTCGCGATACTCTACCTCGGCGCAGGCTTGACACACCGAGCCGGAGAGGGTGTGACGTTCCTGAACCCCTACCTCGTCACGCTCTTCGCCTTCCTCGGATCTCTTATTGGCGTGGTGGTGATACTGGCTCTCGCAAGGCTGAGGAGCATGAGCCCAGAGGCCATGGTGCTTGCTGGCGTTGCCATGGCGTCCCTCTTCTCAGCATCCACCATGCTGCTCCAGTACTTTGCCGAGAACGAGATCCTCGTCGCTTATGCGGTTTTCTGGACCTTTGGCGACATGGGGCGGACGGGCTGGAACGAGATCTGGCTCATGACAATCTCGTTTCTCGCAATCTTCCCCTACTTCTACCTGCGCAGGTGGGACTACAACGCCCTCCTGCTTGGAGACGAGACAGCAAGATCTCTGGGTACCAATCCGGAGAGGGTGAGGCTCACGGGAATGCTCGCGGCTGCGTTTTTAACCGCAGTCTCCACAGCATTTGCTGGAATAGTGGGTTTCGTCGGCCTCGTCTCCCCGCACATAATCCGGATGCTCATCGGGAGCGACTACCGGTTTCTGATACCACTTAGCGCAATCTTCGGGTCGCTCCTGCTGCTGACTGCAGACACTTTTGGCAGGATTGTCCTCTCTCCAGTCATCCTCCCCGTGGGGATAGTGACGTCCTTCATCGGTGCTCCGCTTTTCATCTACATTCTTGTGAGGGGCGGGGGAAGATGA
- a CDS encoding iron ABC transporter substrate-binding protein — translation MRRVLSVLALLALSILLAGCAQQAEENGKKTVTVTDAAGRTVEVPENVERIVAIGPGALRLVVYLQATDMVVGVEDAETMWGETGRPYRMAHPELAEKPVIGRGGPYPSPNYEKIAELKPDVVFVSAYPEIAEDVQQKTGIPAVVVSYGKLGSFDDKTLLDSLRLMGMILGKEERAEEVVSFIESAVEDLSTRAERAGESPTVYVGAISYKGGHGIESTQCSFAPLTVLKARNVACEVNMSGAIFIDKEKLAEWDPDVVFIDLSNLELVKADFQKNPDFYRELRAFREGRVYGILPFNYYWTNVEIAIADAYYMGKVLYPEQFSDIDPVKKADEVFRFFVGKELYSELASYYGGFGEISGEFT, via the coding sequence ATGAGGAGGGTTTTGTCGGTTCTGGCTCTTCTTGCTCTTTCCATACTTCTCGCTGGCTGTGCACAGCAGGCTGAGGAGAATGGAAAAAAGACAGTCACGGTAACAGACGCTGCCGGCAGGACTGTTGAGGTTCCGGAGAACGTTGAGAGGATCGTGGCCATTGGACCGGGAGCACTGAGGCTCGTCGTTTATCTGCAGGCGACCGATATGGTGGTGGGTGTTGAAGATGCCGAGACGATGTGGGGTGAGACGGGCAGGCCCTACAGGATGGCACATCCAGAGCTTGCCGAAAAGCCGGTAATCGGCAGAGGAGGACCGTATCCATCTCCCAACTACGAAAAGATTGCTGAGCTGAAGCCAGACGTTGTCTTCGTCTCCGCATATCCCGAAATCGCCGAGGATGTGCAGCAGAAGACGGGAATTCCGGCGGTTGTCGTGAGCTACGGAAAGCTGGGCAGCTTTGACGACAAAACTCTCCTCGACTCTCTGAGGCTCATGGGCATGATACTCGGAAAGGAGGAGAGGGCCGAGGAAGTGGTCTCGTTCATAGAAAGTGCGGTTGAGGACCTCTCCACCCGTGCCGAAAGGGCAGGAGAAAGCCCTACAGTCTACGTGGGGGCAATCAGCTACAAGGGCGGGCACGGGATAGAGTCCACCCAGTGCAGCTTCGCACCTCTCACAGTTCTGAAGGCCAGAAACGTTGCGTGCGAGGTGAACATGAGCGGGGCAATTTTCATAGACAAGGAGAAGCTCGCAGAATGGGATCCTGATGTGGTCTTTATAGACCTGTCCAACCTCGAGCTTGTGAAGGCTGACTTCCAGAAGAACCCGGACTTCTACAGGGAGCTGAGAGCATTCAGGGAGGGCAGAGTTTACGGAATTCTTCCGTTCAACTACTACTGGACCAATGTGGAGATTGCGATTGCTGATGCGTACTACATGGGGAAGGTGCTGTACCCGGAGCAGTTCTCGGACATCGACCCGGTGAAGAAGGCCGACGAGGTGTTCAGGTTCTTCGTCGGAAAGGAGCTTTACAGCGAGCTCGCGAGCTACTACGGAGGGTTTGGCGAGATCTCCGGAGAGTTCACATGA
- a CDS encoding thiamine-phosphate kinase, whose amino-acid sequence MEEELILAGMAAIMRKSEEFGDDGGAFRLGDVWVVVTNDMLVESTDVVPSMSPEDVGFKVVTMNASDLAAMGAKPGFFAFSAGFREGDAEFAKRLFRGINEGLERYGMNLISADTNNAKELVVDGVAIGFAKNLLRRSKAKPGQLVCVTGELGRPLSALLVELKGFSAAKSVRERLMEKLLRPVARVEEGLRLSEVVGCAIDVSDGLVKELKAIASASGVGIVIDPARVPVCDEVREFCEENGLDVSEVAMNSGEEYELVFTIDREKLGELDFDFAVIGRVVEGEGVWVEEGGKRVEARDLSWRHFSDWFAG is encoded by the coding sequence ATGGAAGAGGAGCTGATCCTTGCAGGGATGGCTGCGATAATGAGGAAGTCTGAGGAGTTTGGGGACGACGGAGGTGCGTTCAGGCTTGGAGATGTGTGGGTAGTCGTTACCAACGACATGCTGGTCGAGTCGACTGATGTCGTTCCCTCAATGTCCCCGGAGGACGTGGGCTTCAAGGTTGTGACCATGAACGCAAGCGACCTCGCGGCCATGGGGGCTAAGCCAGGGTTTTTCGCGTTCTCCGCTGGTTTTCGTGAGGGAGATGCTGAGTTTGCGAAGAGGCTGTTCCGCGGCATAAACGAGGGGCTGGAGCGCTACGGGATGAATCTAATTTCAGCGGACACCAACAACGCGAAGGAGCTGGTGGTTGACGGAGTGGCCATAGGCTTTGCAAAAAACCTTCTGAGGAGGAGTAAGGCAAAGCCCGGACAGCTTGTATGCGTAACCGGGGAGCTTGGAAGACCCCTTTCAGCCCTGCTCGTCGAGCTGAAGGGGTTCAGTGCCGCGAAGTCGGTGAGGGAGAGGCTGATGGAGAAGCTCTTAAGGCCCGTGGCGAGGGTCGAGGAGGGTTTGAGGCTGTCTGAGGTTGTGGGCTGCGCCATAGACGTGAGCGACGGTCTGGTGAAGGAGCTGAAGGCCATAGCGAGCGCGAGCGGGGTTGGGATCGTGATTGACCCGGCACGCGTTCCGGTGTGTGACGAGGTCAGGGAATTCTGCGAGGAGAACGGGCTTGACGTCAGCGAGGTGGCAATGAACTCTGGGGAGGAGTATGAGCTCGTGTTCACGATTGATAGGGAAAAGCTCGGTGAGCTGGACTTTGACTTTGCTGTCATCGGCAGGGTTGTGGAGGGAGAGGGCGTCTGGGTTGAGGAAGGTGGAAAGAGGGTGGAGGCGAGGGACTTATCGTGGAGACACTTTTCTGATTGGTTTGCTGGATAA
- a CDS encoding zinc ribbon domain-containing protein has product MSLEREFESRFRCPKCGNTKAQAKKLAMTGTGLSKILDIQMNKYLEVSCLYCGYTEFYRLDVVEGKKGVIGDVLDVIFG; this is encoded by the coding sequence ATGTCTCTCGAAAGGGAGTTTGAGTCGCGATTCAGGTGCCCAAAATGCGGAAACACCAAGGCTCAGGCCAAAAAGCTCGCAATGACAGGCACGGGGCTGAGCAAGATTCTCGACATTCAGATGAACAAGTATCTCGAGGTTTCATGCCTCTACTGCGGCTACACCGAGTTCTACAGGCTTGACGTTGTGGAGGGGAAGAAGGGAGTCATTGGAGACGTGCTTGACGTTATATTCGGGTAA
- a CDS encoding nucleotidyltransferase domain-containing protein, producing the protein MDFKTLVDEVVAVAKPKLVAIFGSQARGDAGKFSDIDVLVVTDSDVVAERLNTIRKDNVEFHALSMRRALELVHRNDPFFKKILSEAIPLYGHFYLSFLREVAENVGKSKNMA; encoded by the coding sequence ATGGATTTCAAAACCTTGGTTGACGAGGTTGTTGCAGTTGCAAAACCAAAGCTTGTTGCAATTTTTGGTTCACAGGCAAGGGGGGATGCCGGTAAATTCTCGGATATTGATGTGCTCGTTGTGACGGATAGCGATGTGGTTGCTGAGAGGCTGAACACAATACGAAAGGATAATGTCGAGTTTCATGCCCTCTCAATGAGAAGAGCTCTCGAACTTGTTCACAGGAACGATCCGTTTTTCAAAAAGATTTTGAGCGAGGCAATCCCGCTTTACGGCCATTTTTATTTATCATTCCTGAGAGAGGTAGCGGAAAATGTTGGAAAAAGCAAAAATATGGCTTGA
- a CDS encoding DUF167 domain-containing protein: MGARVRVHVTPKSKRSEVAGYDEWKKAIIVRVRAPPEGGKANREVEQLLSEFFGTSVEIVSGHRSRDKVVEIKGMSEEEVYAWVKGV; the protein is encoded by the coding sequence GTGGGGGCGAGGGTGAGGGTTCACGTCACGCCAAAGTCCAAAAGGAGTGAGGTTGCTGGCTACGACGAGTGGAAGAAGGCGATAATTGTCAGAGTGAGAGCTCCGCCGGAAGGCGGGAAGGCGAACAGGGAGGTCGAGCAGCTGCTGTCTGAGTTTTTTGGGACGAGCGTAGAGATAGTCTCCGGACACAGGTCGAGGGACAAGGTTGTTGAGATCAAGGGCATGTCTGAAGAGGAGGTTTATGCTTGGGTTAAGGGAGTTTGA
- a CDS encoding SHOCT domain-containing protein yields MMGYGGMMGYGFDGMGYGLGFLWQMVWLVLIIAVIYFVVNSLSSSRGQAQTSTGSRALRILDERFARGEIDAEEYRRMREELLR; encoded by the coding sequence ATGATGGGCTATGGTGGAATGATGGGCTACGGATTTGACGGCATGGGCTATGGCCTTGGTTTCCTCTGGCAGATGGTGTGGCTGGTGCTGATAATAGCCGTGATTTACTTCGTCGTGAACTCGCTCAGCTCCAGCAGGGGACAGGCTCAAACCTCGACAGGTAGTAGGGCGCTCAGGATTCTGGACGAGAGGTTTGCGAGGGGAGAGATTGACGCTGAGGAGTACAGGAGGATGAGGGAGGAGCTTTTGAGGTGA
- a CDS encoding ATP-binding protein, translating to MKTRRMIIAINHETCISCGRCVESCPTGALQMVDGKVTLVDEKLCDGFGSCIAVCPTNSLYIEEREAEPFDWSILERIDFDDFMEKLYRHYMPAEIKDEK from the coding sequence ATGAAGACGAGGAGGATGATCATAGCAATAAACCACGAGACCTGCATATCCTGCGGCAGGTGCGTGGAGTCCTGCCCCACGGGCGCGCTTCAGATGGTGGACGGAAAGGTTACTCTCGTGGACGAGAAGCTGTGCGACGGATTCGGCTCCTGCATAGCAGTGTGCCCCACAAACTCGCTGTACATAGAGGAGAGGGAGGCGGAGCCTTTCGACTGGAGCATACTCGAGAGAATTGACTTCGACGACTTCATGGAGAAGCTCTACAGGCACTACATGCCAGCTGAAATTAAGGATGAAAAATAA
- a CDS encoding PadR family transcriptional regulator, which yields MAIISKAKFEILKELSKSPQHGYALAKKLNITISSVYTHLSELEEGGFIEHEVSKRRKIYRLTEKGEQLLKLLIE from the coding sequence ATGGCAATTATCAGCAAAGCTAAATTTGAGATCCTAAAAGAGTTGTCAAAAAGTCCCCAGCACGGTTATGCACTTGCAAAAAAGCTGAACATTACTATCTCCTCCGTTTACACACACCTTTCCGAGCTTGAGGAGGGTGGCTTTATTGAGCATGAAGTCAGCAAGAGACGAAAGATCTACCGTTTAACAGAGAAGGGAGAACAGCTTCTCAAACTTCTCATAGAGTGA
- a CDS encoding RNA 2'-phosphotransferase yields the protein MAVGYCDNCGYFEGMCPCGKGRLLMTSEERKRVSKFLSGLLRHYPDRFGVEVDRSGFANLNDVLRVLEERYGVGEEHLRAIVALDGKRRFEICDGKIRARYGHSIDVDVRWSEGNAPRKLYHATAPENIGSIMRYGLLPMRRREVHMTETPEEALEVGLRHSKTPVLLEIDAENMIRDGLEIRKKGRVFTADSVPPRYIRVVGWKRS from the coding sequence GTGGCCGTTGGCTACTGCGACAACTGCGGGTACTTTGAGGGAATGTGCCCCTGCGGAAAGGGGCGTCTGCTGATGACCTCAGAGGAGAGGAAGAGAGTCAGTAAGTTTCTGAGCGGCCTTCTCAGGCACTACCCAGACAGATTTGGAGTCGAGGTGGACAGGAGCGGGTTCGCAAACCTGAATGACGTGCTGAGGGTGCTTGAAGAGAGGTACGGAGTTGGGGAGGAGCATCTCAGGGCTATAGTGGCCCTTGACGGGAAGAGGAGGTTCGAAATCTGCGACGGGAAGATTAGAGCGAGGTACGGCCACAGCATAGACGTGGACGTGAGGTGGAGCGAGGGAAACGCGCCGCGAAAGCTCTACCACGCAACCGCCCCGGAAAACATCGGCTCGATAATGAGGTATGGCCTTTTACCGATGAGGAGAAGGGAGGTGCACATGACAGAGACTCCGGAGGAGGCTCTGGAGGTTGGACTGAGACACTCCAAGACTCCGGTGCTGCTTGAGATCGACGCTGAAAACATGATCAGGGATGGGCTGGAGATCAGGAAGAAGGGAAGGGTTTTCACAGCCGACTCCGTGCCTCCACGGTACATAAGGGTGGTCGGATGGAAGAGGAGCTGA
- a CDS encoding ABC transporter ATP-binding protein: MIRLENVSFSYNGFPILRNVDLVVGRSEVTFILGPNGSGKTTLLRCIAGILRPKGVVYVEELNVAKANSDEVARRVAYVPQRTEAPPLTVFDTILLGRKPHIRAGVSERDVGVVEKVMRELGIERLAARRLTELSGGELQKVAIARAMAQEPRVLLLDEPTNNLDIRSQHEVMKAVLRLVREREISAVITTHDLSIAGMYADRIVMVKDGRIHGVGGRELLTAETIGEVYGMEVEVHEVNGRVVVFPR, encoded by the coding sequence ATGATACGGCTGGAAAACGTCTCCTTCTCCTACAACGGTTTTCCCATCCTCAGAAACGTGGACCTCGTTGTTGGGAGGAGTGAGGTCACATTCATACTGGGCCCCAACGGGAGCGGGAAGACGACGCTCCTGAGGTGCATTGCCGGAATTCTGAGACCTAAGGGGGTGGTTTACGTTGAGGAGCTAAACGTCGCGAAAGCAAACTCAGATGAGGTGGCGAGGAGAGTAGCATACGTTCCTCAGAGGACTGAAGCTCCTCCTCTCACGGTCTTCGACACCATCCTGCTCGGGAGGAAGCCGCACATAAGGGCGGGAGTGAGCGAGAGGGACGTGGGGGTTGTGGAGAAGGTTATGAGGGAGCTGGGGATTGAGAGGCTGGCAGCGAGAAGGCTCACCGAGCTCAGCGGGGGAGAGCTGCAGAAGGTGGCAATAGCCAGAGCGATGGCTCAGGAGCCGAGGGTGCTGCTGCTGGACGAGCCGACGAACAATCTGGACATAAGGAGCCAGCACGAGGTGATGAAGGCCGTTCTCAGACTCGTGAGAGAGAGGGAGATTTCGGCGGTAATCACGACCCACGACCTCTCGATCGCCGGAATGTACGCGGACAGGATAGTGATGGTCAAGGACGGGAGAATCCACGGGGTTGGTGGCAGGGAATTGCTTACGGCCGAGACAATCGGCGAGGTCTACGGAATGGAGGTTGAGGTGCACGAGGTGAACGGGAGGGTTGTGGTGTTTCCGAGGTAG
- a CDS encoding phenylacetate--CoA ligase family protein — MYWNSFVETMPAKDLKDLQERKLKALVNYVYEYSPFYRKRFKEAGIHPSEFKGLSDLSKLPFTKKQDLRDNYPTGMFAVPLSHVVRFHASSGTTGKPTVVGYTQNDLEVWVESLARSLVACGVGREDVMQIAYGYGLFTGGLGFHYAGERIGAAVIPISAGNTARQIELMKDLKTTVIACTPSYMLYLTEQAEKMGVDIASDTHLRMGIFGAEPWSEETRKRIENKTGIDAYDVYGTSELSGPLFTECTEKQGIHIWGDHFLVEVIDPETGEQVGEGEKGELVVTTLSKEALPLVRWRTGDITILEEEKCACGRTHPRIMRILGRADDMIIVRGVNVFPSQIEHVLMQIPEIGEHYMIILDRAKSGLDEMTIQVELSENAKIDTTTDILNLEREIAERLKSVLNVWAKIEVVNPGTLQRFEGKAKRVIDRRKI; from the coding sequence ATGTACTGGAACTCGTTCGTTGAAACGATGCCTGCCAAGGATCTGAAGGATCTGCAGGAGAGAAAGCTGAAAGCTCTCGTCAATTACGTTTACGAATACTCACCGTTTTACAGGAAAAGGTTTAAGGAGGCTGGAATTCACCCTTCTGAGTTCAAAGGGCTCTCAGACCTGTCCAAGCTGCCGTTCACGAAGAAGCAGGATCTGAGGGACAACTACCCAACCGGAATGTTTGCAGTCCCCCTCTCACACGTCGTGAGGTTTCACGCATCGAGCGGAACCACAGGAAAGCCGACGGTCGTCGGATACACCCAGAACGACCTCGAGGTGTGGGTCGAGAGCCTCGCAAGGAGCCTCGTGGCGTGTGGGGTTGGTAGGGAGGACGTGATGCAGATAGCCTACGGATACGGCCTATTCACAGGAGGCCTCGGCTTCCACTACGCCGGGGAGAGGATAGGTGCGGCGGTGATCCCGATCTCGGCCGGAAACACGGCAAGGCAGATAGAGCTGATGAAGGATCTCAAGACCACGGTCATAGCCTGCACCCCGTCGTACATGCTCTACCTGACCGAACAGGCCGAGAAGATGGGAGTAGACATAGCAAGCGATACCCACCTCAGGATGGGGATTTTCGGCGCCGAGCCTTGGAGCGAGGAGACGAGGAAGAGGATAGAGAACAAAACCGGGATAGATGCGTACGACGTCTACGGGACTTCGGAGCTGAGTGGGCCCCTCTTCACCGAGTGCACGGAGAAGCAGGGGATACACATCTGGGGAGACCACTTTCTGGTAGAGGTGATTGACCCTGAGACTGGAGAGCAGGTCGGAGAGGGAGAGAAGGGGGAGCTTGTGGTGACGACGCTGAGCAAGGAGGCTCTTCCGCTCGTGAGGTGGAGAACAGGAGACATAACGATACTTGAAGAGGAAAAGTGCGCCTGCGGAAGGACGCATCCGAGGATAATGAGGATCCTCGGCAGGGCAGACGACATGATCATCGTCAGAGGAGTTAACGTGTTCCCGAGCCAGATAGAGCACGTCCTCATGCAGATTCCGGAAATAGGGGAGCACTACATGATCATCCTCGACAGAGCCAAGAGCGGGCTGGACGAGATGACGATTCAGGTTGAACTGAGCGAGAACGCCAAGATCGACACGACCACAGACATCCTCAACCTCGAGAGGGAGATTGCGGAGAGGCTCAAGAGCGTCCTGAACGTGTGGGCAAAGATCGAGGTCGTCAACCCCGGAACCCTGCAGAGGTTCGAGGGCAAGGCGAAGAGAGTTATAGACAGGAGAAAAATCTGA
- a CDS encoding DUF488 domain-containing protein → MAGKCTIYTLGHSSRSFEEFLRILKRFEIAVPADVRRFPSSKFEHFRKEYLERALPENGIEYAWFEELGGYRRKVLENSPNRAIESEGFRNYADHMLTEEFRRAAEKLAELALKKKVAIMCAEKLYWRCHRMLLSDYLHAVLGFEVLHIIDASSVRRHRLSRHARVSNGMLIYI, encoded by the coding sequence ATGGCAGGAAAATGCACTATCTACACTCTCGGCCACTCCAGCAGGAGCTTCGAGGAATTTCTCAGAATTTTGAAAAGGTTCGAAATAGCTGTTCCCGCAGACGTCAGGAGGTTCCCAAGCTCAAAGTTCGAGCACTTCAGAAAAGAGTATCTCGAAAGGGCATTGCCAGAGAACGGAATCGAATACGCGTGGTTCGAAGAGCTTGGAGGTTACAGAAGGAAAGTCCTCGAAAACTCCCCAAACAGGGCCATAGAAAGCGAGGGCTTCAGAAACTACGCCGACCACATGCTAACCGAAGAGTTCAGGCGTGCTGCTGAAAAGCTTGCGGAGCTGGCTTTGAAGAAAAAGGTCGCGATTATGTGCGCCGAGAAGCTCTACTGGAGATGCCACAGGATGCTTCTCTCCGATTACCTTCACGCTGTTCTCGGCTTTGAGGTTCTGCACATAATTGACGCGAGCAGCGTGCGAAGGCACAGGCTGAGCAGACACGCGAGGGTTAGCAACGGAATGCTGATTTATATCTGA
- the tsaA gene encoding tRNA (N6-threonylcarbamoyladenosine(37)-N6)-methyltransferase TrmO, which yields MEFTLKPVGVVRSPYKNFSQAPYQGRFSDAVSEIEVFEQFSPALKDLETCTHLIVLYWLDRARRDVMVTRTPYGEEERGVFATRSPHRPNPIGFCVVELLEVRGNVLRVRWLDALDGSPVVDIKPYSSDIDSVENAVIGWFREVSK from the coding sequence ATGGAGTTCACGCTGAAGCCCGTTGGGGTAGTGAGATCTCCATACAAAAATTTCTCTCAGGCTCCGTATCAGGGCCGGTTTTCAGATGCTGTGAGCGAGATCGAGGTGTTTGAGCAATTCTCCCCGGCGTTGAAGGATCTGGAGACCTGTACTCACCTCATTGTGCTTTACTGGCTCGACAGGGCGAGGAGGGATGTGATGGTCACAAGGACTCCTTACGGGGAGGAGGAGAGGGGAGTTTTCGCCACCCGCTCCCCTCACAGGCCCAACCCGATTGGGTTCTGCGTTGTGGAGCTTCTGGAGGTGAGGGGTAACGTTCTCAGGGTGAGGTGGCTTGATGCCCTCGACGGGAGCCCGGTTGTGGACATCAAGCCCTACTCCTCGGACATAGACTCTGTAGAGAATGCTGTGATAGGCTGGTTCAGGGAGGTGAGCAAATGA